The Aestuariirhabdus haliotis DNA window GGCTTGCCGCTTCATGTGCCTTTAAGTATTTGATTAACGCTGAGGCTCCAGCTATTTCATTAACAGGGTTCTGTGATACATACCTGTTCAGTTTTGCTATAAAGCGATGCTTTACAGAGCGATGAATTTGTTCAAGGTTTTCAGTAATCCCCTGCCTATACAAGTGCTCATTGAGGATCCCTGCATCAGAAACATGCTTATAGCCATCCCAGTTTGAATCTATTTTATGGCCAAGAACCTCTGAAACTGCCGCGACAAAGCATTCTTCATCGAAGTCGTATGATTCAATCAGGGTTCCATCAACATCAAACATTATATGATGCAATATCACCTCCTTAGCGATATAAGAGCACTGAGGAAAAAGTCTACCAAAGTCCGACACCCAGATTCCGCATACCCTGGTAATATGTGCCCGCTATTCCATGAACTCTATTCAGATCAATCAATATTTAGCATCAGGTAAGCCAGACTGCGGGGTCCACACCAAAATTGATACTCTACCCATACCTATTAATAAAAATCCATGTAAGGCGACTCGGGGGTTCTTAAAAAATGCCACCTGAACGCCCTGCTAGACAATACCTCTACGACGCCTATAAACAAACCACCCGTAAAGGCCTACCAGAACCGGGGATGACAGGATTGAAAAATAGGTAATCAGCAAAAGGATCGTATAGGCACTGTCGTTTGCCGACCTCTCATGTTCCTCCAAGCCGGCCATCAGTTTAAAAACCACATGCTCCAGGTTTAAGGCTGCCAACACGGCGACTATTAGGGTTAGCGGCAGTAGTGTGGCAACAATAACGCAAAAGCCTGACAAGCGAGCCACCGACTTCAGGTACTTGAACAACAAGGCTACCCGCCAGATAGCGACCACAGCCAGAAACCAGACATTTGCCAGCTGCGCCGATTGCAGCGACATAAACCGCTCAACCGGTATGGCATAGAGGATTGCCGGCGGCGATGTTAGAGAGACAAAGAGCAGTACATTCTTATAGCTCCAGTTGGCGGGCTTCAAGGGTAATATGATGACCCAGAGTATAAAGGCCAGGACGAAAATATAGCCCACAGAGCCTAATCCCATATATTGCCAAAGATCAGCCCTGGGGTTATCCCAGTACCGCCCAACACCACATAACCACGTAACCCCTATACCAAAAGCCAGGTATCCGTTAAACAGGGATAGATCCAGCTTGAACTGACGGAAGGTTAATAGCTTGATTTCGTCCGAAAGGATTTTTCTTAACTGAGTGATAGAGAGGCCTTCCTATGGTTCTGAACTTTGGATTTAATTCCACACTCTTTAAATCTCAAGATGATATGAAGAATAAATCAGGATACCAACAAAGATAAGAACTACACTCACTGTCGCCCGTTTCGTATTTTTATAAGCCTTTTCTCCAGACTTCACAACCTGCCACTCTTTTTTTAGCAAGTCTTGAGATAACCGAACAACATCATTGATTAGATTCTTGATTTCATACTTGTTAGACATCGAATCAGGGTCTGATAAATGTTCTTTCGCCTTTTCTAATTTACTAATTAGCTCGGAATCTTCCTCTCTGTTTAGCCGCAAGAGAACCCGATATCGACACTCATCAAATGTCATCAAGTCACGCCTTGATGACTTATGAAAATCCTCCAGCCAATCCGTCCCTTCAAACGCATTCTCTTTTGCATTTTCCCGAATCTGAATTAGCTGCCATGAATTAGAAATTCTATCAATGCATGAGGTGATTTTTGATATATCATCCCTTAATGAATCAATCCAGTCCTGGCGAAACTCTGAAATTTTCCCCTCTTTTTGATTGATAAGAGAAACAAATGAAAAGATGCCAGTGAGCGTTGCCGCTACAACGCCGCCTAAAGCAATAAACACCGTGTTTGGTAATTCAGCAATCTGTACGTCCATATAGTATCTCTAGCCTCCATTCCTGAAATACAAATACGAGAATTTAACAAATCATCAACGTCATTTAACGGGCAATAAGGGCTCTGCTCCCTAATTGTTTCTTACTTTGAATATAACATAAGACTTGTAGCTGACTGAACGTTTCCAACTGCGCACAGTAGTCTTACTCAGGGGTAACCTTAACGTGGTTTAGCCACTCTCTCGGTGAAAGACCACATTGCGCTTTAAATGCCCGCGATAAAGCTGATTCGCTTTTATACCCCGCTTCCTCCGCCACCAATTTTAAGGACTGCCCGCTTTTAATCCATTTCTGCACCAAGCCAATTCGCCAGCGCTGTAAATACCTGGCAGGGGTTTCGCCCAGGGTTTCGCGAAAGGCATTCGAAAATGCGCTACGTGACATATGTGCCTCGGCGGCCAGGCTTGCAACAGTCCAGTCAACTTCGGGGTTTTCATGTATCGCGACGATTGCCCGGCGCAATTTCTCATTAGCCAGCCCCGCAAGCATTCCTACTTTGGCAGCACCTTGCTCCATAAATTCTCTTAAAAACTGCACCATCAGTACTTCAAAAAGCCGATCCAATACCACCTGGCGGCCACAATTGCAGGCACTGGCCTCGGCGAAGAGTAATGACACAACTTGCTCGCAATGGGGCAGTGATGCGAGAGGTGAACAAAAGCTGTCAGGCAAAGCGTTGGCAATGGGATTGGCTTGTTCTCCCTCGAAGGATAGGTTCGCACAAAGAAAATCAGCGCCGGCCTCATTATCGGTAACAAAATGCCTGGGCAATGGCCTGGGGTAAAAGAGCAAACTGGGCTGCTCCACTGCGTAAGCTTTCTTGGTGCCGTGCCAAACTTCCACGTTACCGGAACGAATCAAATGCAATTGCCCTGAGGATGCCGCCAGCTCTACGGCATTACGGCCGCACAAAGCGCCGGACTGAAAGTGCTGCGCCCTAAGCGAGAAGTGTTCAAACAAAGAAGCTAGACGATCAACCATAAAATACGCCTGCAATGTTTTGCGTCCTAAATGTATCATTTAAGACAGCTTTGTCCAGCATAATGAGCCCTCATCAACGCAAACCCACCAACAGATTTAAGAGGACTCAGATTATGAAACCCGAAAAGATCGTTTACAGCGCACAAGCAATATCAACCGGAGGACGTGAGGGTTACTCAGAATCAAGCGATAAAGCGCTTGCCATAAAGCTTTCCACCCCCAAGGCATTAGGCGGTGCCGGTGGTGATGGTACTAACCCAGAGCAGTTATTCGCAGCCGGCTATTCCGCATGCTTTCTGGGTGCGCTGAAATATGTTGCGCAAAAACAAAAAGTAGCACTGCCAGAATCAACCAATGTCGCTGCCGAAGTAGGCATTGGCCCTGTTCCTAACGGTTTTGCCCTTGAAGTGACATTGACGATTTCAATCAACGGTGTTCCCGAAGAGCAGGCGCAAAGCCTGATAGAACAAGCCCACATAGTCTGTCCTTACTCCAACGCTACTCGCAACAATATCGATGTAAAGCTGGTGTTGAGTAAGCAAACCCAATAATTTTCTAATCAACTGGAGAGCTAACATGAAGCATCTAATACGTAGACTGGCCATTGGCATGATGGGCGCTGCATTATTGACATCGACGGCGTTTGCAGGCGATGACTACCAACGGAGTGCAAGTACAATAACCACCAAGGACAACGTAGAAATTTACTACAAAGACTGGGGCCCCAGAAATGGCGAAGTTGTGACCTTTAGCCACGGCTGGCCACTAAGCTCCGATAGCTGGGAATCACAAATGCAATTTTTGGCTGAGCAAGGTTATCGTGTGGTAGCGCATGACCGCAGGGGCCATGGACGCTCGTCGCAACCCTGGGAAGGCAATGACATGGACCACTACGCCGACGATCTCGCCGAGGTGATCGAAACACTCAGACTGAAAGATGTCACCCTAGTCGGGTTTTCAACCGGAGGTGGAGAAGTGGCACGCTACATTGGGCGTCATGGCACAAAAAATGTGAAGCGCGCTGTATTGGTGAGTGCGGTGACACCTTTTATGCTAAAGACAGAAGACAACCCCATTGGGCTAACGTTAGATGTCTTTGATGGTATCCGAAAAGGTCACGCTGAAAACCGTTCGCAACTCTATTTGGATATTGCCTCAGGACCATTCTTTGGCTTCAATCGCCCTGGCACTAAGCCATCGGACGGTCTAGTTCAATCGTTCTGGCGACAGGGCATGATGGGTGGCGCAAAGAATACCTATGATTCGATAGCGGCATTTTCGGCAACGGATCTTCGCGGCGACCTCGCCAAGTTTGACGTACCAACTCTGGTGATACATGGCGACGACGATCAAATTGTGCCCATTGAGCTTTCAGGCATACCTGCGGCGAAGATAGTGAAAGGCGCCAAGCTGATGATTTACACAGACGCTCCACACGGTATTACCGATACGCATAAAGATCAGCTTAATCAGGACTTGTTGAATTTCTTACAAGGGCAGTAAAGAAAGCCCTAATCTAAAGAAGCCGGTGCTTGCATCGGCTTCTTTTTCGGCAAGCACACGGAGTGAAGCCGAAAAGTGGTGCACATGGAAGTTGAATTCGGGAACCGTCCGCTATTTTTGGGAAAACCTCACTCTGCCCCTTAAATTATTGGTCTGGTTAATGCATTTATCGCACATTCCTTTCTACAAAGCTGTTTAGCTCAGAAAGCGAACGAACCACATGTAGTGACTTATTAGCCGACTGTTTCTCTAACCTCTGCAAAAAGCCATCATTCCAAAATTTCGGACAAAGTTTTAACACTTTATAGCTTTCTAGTGTTCCCTTCAGTACCGAACTTCCATCAGGCCACCCCTCAGGCTTTAAAAATAGTCCTTTTAAGAACCGTTTTGTCACTAACCAATAGGTAGTCGAGTAAGGCAATTCTATGTAGATCAATGTATCAGCTTTTTCTAAACGTCTATTAAATGAATCCAATGAATTAATTGGCCCGAAGCCTTCTATGATCCAAGCTTCAGATGAGAGAATATTCTCGTGAGCTTCAACGTAGCTCTGTCGATCTATTTCTTCTCCATTTTCTTTATATAAAATTGAGTCTAAGGCATGCAATTCTATGCCTGTAGCTGATGCAATTTTTTTACTTAAAGTGGATTTTCCACTACCGGGCTTACCAAAAACAGCTACTTTTTTCATTCTACCTCCCTTCAATTAGAACAAAGCACCCGAGGCAGAAACAACAAACCCGCCTCTAGGGCGGGTTTGATAAATTAGTAACGCATCAAAAATCCCACCATTCCTATGGAATGATGATAATTCGAACTGTCTGTTGCGTAAGATTCATATTCATTCGGTCATACTGATAGACGGGCAAGTTAATGTCAACCACGTCATCTCTGAATAATGCGGGTCAAACCTTGAGTACCAACCTTGAGGGTCAGACCTTACATTTCACACTTGGTCCGATAGTGAGAAGAGAAATGTCAAATGTAAGGCCTGACCCCATAAATTCAGAACCGTTTTGTCACTAACCAATAGGTAGTCGAGTAAGGCAATTCTATGTAGATCAATGTATCAGCTTCTTCT harbors:
- a CDS encoding HAD family hydrolase, which encodes MHHIMFDVDGTLIESYDFDEECFVAAVSEVLGHKIDSNWDGYKHVSDAGILNEHLYRQGITENLEQIHRSVKHRFIAKLNRYVSQNPVNEIAGASALIKYLKAHEAASLSIATGGWKESATLKLQSAGIDVSGIAIASSNDHYSRAEIMKAAIQRAHVDAKHSVTYFGDAAWDKKASSELGYNFVLVGSRIEHAQSVYDLRNINQVMSLIGFC
- a CDS encoding AraC family transcriptional regulator, encoding MVDRLASLFEHFSLRAQHFQSGALCGRNAVELAASSGQLHLIRSGNVEVWHGTKKAYAVEQPSLLFYPRPLPRHFVTDNEAGADFLCANLSFEGEQANPIANALPDSFCSPLASLPHCEQVVSLLFAEASACNCGRQVVLDRLFEVLMVQFLREFMEQGAAKVGMLAGLANEKLRRAIVAIHENPEVDWTVASLAAEAHMSRSAFSNAFRETLGETPARYLQRWRIGLVQKWIKSGQSLKLVAEEAGYKSESALSRAFKAQCGLSPREWLNHVKVTPE
- a CDS encoding organic hydroperoxide resistance protein; this encodes MKPEKIVYSAQAISTGGREGYSESSDKALAIKLSTPKALGGAGGDGTNPEQLFAAGYSACFLGALKYVAQKQKVALPESTNVAAEVGIGPVPNGFALEVTLTISINGVPEEQAQSLIEQAHIVCPYSNATRNNIDVKLVLSKQTQ
- a CDS encoding alpha/beta fold hydrolase, which gives rise to MKHLIRRLAIGMMGAALLTSTAFAGDDYQRSASTITTKDNVEIYYKDWGPRNGEVVTFSHGWPLSSDSWESQMQFLAEQGYRVVAHDRRGHGRSSQPWEGNDMDHYADDLAEVIETLRLKDVTLVGFSTGGGEVARYIGRHGTKNVKRAVLVSAVTPFMLKTEDNPIGLTLDVFDGIRKGHAENRSQLYLDIASGPFFGFNRPGTKPSDGLVQSFWRQGMMGGAKNTYDSIAAFSATDLRGDLAKFDVPTLVIHGDDDQIVPIELSGIPAAKIVKGAKLMIYTDAPHGITDTHKDQLNQDLLNFLQGQ
- a CDS encoding P-loop NTPase family protein: MKKVAVFGKPGSGKSTLSKKIASATGIELHALDSILYKENGEEIDRQSYVEAHENILSSEAWIIEGFGPINSLDSFNRRLEKADTLIYIELPYSTTYWLVTKRFLKGLFLKPEGWPDGSSVLKGTLESYKVLKLCPKFWNDGFLQRLEKQSANKSLHVVRSLSELNSFVERNVR